The proteins below come from a single Streptomyces sp. M92 genomic window:
- a CDS encoding threo-3-hydroxy-L-aspartate ammonia-lyase yields the protein MTTAPPVTFADVRDAAARLDGVANRTPHLTSRTLDALVGAEVFVKCENFQRVGAFKFRGAYNAASRLSAGQLAKGIAAYSSGNHAQAVALAARELGTTAVILMPEDAPRSKREATAGYGAEIVTYDRYTQDRTALGEALAEERGLALVPPYDHPHVIAGQGTAALELLEETGALDALVVPVGGGGLVAGSATAAKALQPGIRVVGVEPAAGDDTKRSLDSGERVTIPVPRTIADGQALPTPGEITFSVNRRLVDAIALVSDDEIVTAMRFAFERLKIVLEPSGATALAALMAGRLEHRPRRIGVIASGGNVDAGRFAELVGR from the coding sequence ATGACCACCGCACCGCCCGTCACCTTCGCCGACGTCCGGGACGCCGCCGCGCGTCTCGACGGCGTCGCGAACCGCACCCCGCACCTCACCTCCCGCACGCTCGACGCCCTGGTCGGCGCCGAGGTGTTCGTGAAGTGCGAGAACTTCCAGCGGGTCGGCGCCTTCAAGTTCCGCGGCGCCTACAACGCGGCCTCCCGGCTGTCCGCCGGGCAGCTCGCGAAGGGCATCGCCGCCTACTCCTCCGGCAACCACGCCCAGGCCGTGGCGCTGGCCGCCCGGGAGCTGGGCACCACCGCCGTCATCCTCATGCCCGAGGACGCCCCGCGCTCCAAGCGGGAGGCCACCGCCGGCTACGGCGCCGAGATCGTCACCTACGACCGCTACACCCAGGACCGCACCGCCCTCGGGGAAGCCCTCGCCGAGGAGCGCGGGCTCGCCCTCGTCCCGCCGTACGACCATCCGCACGTCATCGCCGGCCAGGGCACCGCCGCCCTCGAACTCCTCGAGGAGACCGGTGCGCTCGACGCCCTCGTGGTCCCCGTCGGCGGCGGTGGACTCGTCGCCGGCAGCGCCACCGCCGCCAAGGCCCTGCAGCCCGGAATCCGGGTGGTCGGCGTGGAGCCGGCGGCGGGCGACGACACCAAGCGGTCCCTGGACAGCGGCGAACGCGTCACCATTCCCGTCCCCCGGACCATCGCCGACGGGCAGGCCCTGCCCACCCCGGGCGAGATCACCTTCTCCGTCAACCGGCGCCTGGTCGACGCGATCGCCCTGGTCAGCGACGACGAGATCGTCACGGCCATGCGCTTCGCCTTCGAGCGCCTGAAGATCGTCCTCGAGCCCAGCGGCGCCACCGCCCTGGCCGCCCTCATGGCCGGGCGCCTGGAGCACCGCCCGCGCCGGATCGGCGTCATCGCCTCGGGAGGCAACGTCGACGCGGGGCGGTTCGCGGAGCTGGTCGGCCGCTGA
- a CDS encoding energy-coupling factor ABC transporter permease: MHIAEGFLPPAHAIAWGVASAPFVVHGVRSLTREVREHPESTLLLGASGAFTFVLSALKLPSVTGSCSHPTGTGLGAILFRPPVMAVLGTITLLFQALLLAHGGLTTLGANVFSMAVVGPWAGYGVYRLLRRCDVPLMVTVFCGAFVADLSTYCVTSVQLALAFPDPGSGFLGSLGKFGSVFAVTQIPLAVSEGLLTVLVMRLLVQSSKGELTRLGVLPTKPGTAGSEETEGQAVAR; this comes from the coding sequence ATGCACATAGCCGAGGGCTTTCTGCCTCCGGCGCACGCGATCGCCTGGGGTGTCGCGTCCGCGCCGTTCGTCGTCCACGGAGTACGGTCACTCACCCGTGAGGTCAGGGAACACCCGGAGAGCACCTTGCTCCTCGGCGCCTCCGGGGCCTTCACGTTCGTCCTGTCGGCCCTGAAACTGCCGTCCGTCACCGGGAGTTGCTCCCATCCGACCGGCACCGGTCTGGGCGCGATCCTCTTCCGGCCGCCGGTCATGGCGGTGCTGGGCACCATCACCCTGCTCTTCCAGGCGCTGCTGCTCGCGCACGGCGGGCTGACCACGCTCGGCGCCAACGTCTTCTCCATGGCGGTCGTCGGCCCCTGGGCCGGGTACGGCGTCTACCGGCTGCTGCGCCGCTGCGACGTGCCGCTGATGGTCACCGTCTTCTGCGGGGCGTTCGTCGCCGACCTGTCCACGTACTGCGTCACGAGCGTGCAGCTGGCGCTGGCCTTCCCCGACCCGGGCAGTGGATTCCTGGGCTCGCTCGGCAAGTTCGGGTCCGTCTTCGCCGTCACGCAGATCCCGCTCGCGGTGAGCGAGGGCCTGCTCACGGTGCTCGTGATGCGGCTGCTGGTGCAGTCCAGCAAGGGGGAACTGACCCGGCTGGGCGTGCTGCCGACGAAGCCGGGGACCGCGGGGTCCGAGGAGACCGAGGGACAGGCGGTGGCCCGATGA
- a CDS encoding potassium channel family protein, whose translation MRPWGVRAGATAVVVTAYFLLPLDRLGPQRPLLSWLLFALVLTVVAVLLLRQIRHVLVDRPDSRPGMVLSLLIVLSVHVFSATYYALAKQPGEFTGLHTRVDALYFTVVTLATVGYGDITPRGQSARIVTVLQIAYSFVFLTAAATALTQRMRDTVLRRTGRGRSGSQDG comes from the coding sequence GTGCGGCCCTGGGGGGTGCGGGCCGGGGCCACGGCGGTCGTGGTCACGGCGTACTTCCTCCTCCCCCTCGACCGTCTGGGCCCGCAGCGCCCCCTGCTGAGCTGGCTGCTGTTCGCCCTGGTCCTGACGGTCGTGGCCGTGCTGCTGCTCCGGCAGATCCGGCACGTACTGGTCGACCGGCCGGACTCCCGGCCCGGCATGGTCCTCTCCCTGCTGATCGTCCTGTCCGTGCACGTCTTCTCGGCCACCTACTACGCCCTCGCCAAGCAGCCCGGCGAGTTCACCGGGCTGCACACCCGGGTCGACGCCCTGTACTTCACCGTCGTCACCCTGGCGACCGTCGGGTACGGCGACATCACCCCGCGGGGCCAGTCGGCGCGGATCGTGACGGTCCTGCAGATCGCGTACAGCTTCGTGTTCCTGACCGCCGCCGCGACCGCGCTGACGCAGCGGATGCGCGACACGGTGCTGCGGCGCACGGGCCGGGGCCGGTCCGGCTCGCAGGACGGCTGA
- a CDS encoding MerR family transcriptional regulator, whose translation MLIGEVARRSGVSPRMLRHYDALGLVRPTGRTVGGYREYSAEDVRRIFHVESLRSLGLSLKQIGRALEDPAFSPSALVGDLIRWTRERLERERELLERLRAIDASAPADWQDVLDVVALMQGLDSASAARRQQTVLVRPEGAAVPPELLAGAVLSESDPVVAGALRWALARSDGDGLTALAAGLRSDDTGVRRRAVLAIAELPEVPGTAEALADALGDADRTVRGHAALALGRRGEEAAVPTLVGMVVEGANDVEAAEVLGTLSRTPGCAERIMAAVDGELAAPTADPATRIRLAQALVELSGDAPLAVLRRLSRDDDRAVALVASAFAGVVEQRASGGPA comes from the coding sequence GTGCTGATCGGCGAAGTGGCCCGCCGCTCGGGGGTGAGCCCCCGCATGCTGCGGCACTACGACGCCCTCGGGCTGGTGCGGCCGACCGGTCGCACCGTCGGCGGCTACCGCGAGTACTCGGCCGAGGACGTCCGCAGGATCTTCCACGTGGAGAGCCTGCGGTCCCTCGGGCTCTCGCTCAAGCAGATCGGGCGCGCGCTGGAGGATCCCGCCTTCTCGCCGTCCGCCCTGGTCGGCGACCTCATCCGGTGGACGCGGGAGCGCCTGGAGCGGGAACGGGAGCTGCTGGAGCGGCTCCGCGCGATCGACGCGTCGGCACCCGCCGACTGGCAGGACGTCCTGGACGTCGTCGCCCTCATGCAGGGACTCGACTCGGCCAGCGCCGCGCGCAGGCAGCAGACCGTGCTGGTCCGGCCGGAGGGTGCCGCCGTTCCGCCCGAGCTGCTGGCCGGGGCAGTCCTGTCCGAGTCCGACCCGGTCGTCGCGGGCGCCCTGCGCTGGGCGCTCGCCCGGTCGGACGGGGACGGCCTCACGGCCCTCGCGGCCGGTCTGCGCTCGGACGACACCGGCGTGCGGCGGCGCGCGGTGCTGGCCATCGCCGAGCTGCCCGAGGTCCCCGGGACGGCCGAGGCGCTGGCGGACGCCCTCGGGGACGCGGACCGGACGGTGCGCGGGCACGCCGCGCTGGCGCTGGGCAGGCGTGGCGAGGAAGCGGCGGTACCGACACTGGTCGGCATGGTGGTCGAGGGGGCCAACGACGTGGAGGCGGCGGAGGTCCTGGGGACGCTGTCCCGGACGCCCGGGTGCGCGGAGCGGATCATGGCCGCCGTGGACGGCGAACTGGCGGCGCCCACCGCGGACCCGGCGACGCGGATACGGCTGGCCCAGGCCCTGGTCGAGCTGTCAGGGGACGCCCCGCTGGCGGTACTGCGCCGGCTGTCCCGGGACGACGACCGTGCCGTCGCCCTCGTCGCGTCGGCCTTCGCCGGGGTGGTGGAGCAGCGGGCCTCCGGCGGACCCGCTTGA
- a CDS encoding ATP-binding cassette domain-containing protein, producing MNEPEAALVALRGVSFAYEEGPDVLTGLDFAVREGRALALLGRNGSGKTTLMRLLSGGLRPRAGRLTLDGEPVAYDRRGLTRLRTTVQLVVQDPDDQLFAASVAQDVSFGPLNLGLSDADVRSRVGEALAALDIARLADRPTHLLSYGQRKRAAIAGAVAMRPRVLILDEPTAGLDPDGQERLLATLDRLRAGGTTVVMATHDVDLALRWSDDAALLTPAGVHTGPTAATLARTELLRQAGLRLPWGVAAARVLRARGLLADSATGPRTAEELAALTE from the coding sequence GTGAACGAGCCGGAGGCGGCCCTGGTGGCCCTGCGGGGCGTGTCCTTCGCCTACGAGGAGGGGCCGGACGTGCTGACCGGCCTGGACTTCGCGGTGCGCGAGGGGCGCGCGCTCGCGCTGCTGGGCCGCAACGGCAGCGGCAAGACCACGTTGATGCGGCTGCTCAGCGGCGGACTGAGGCCGCGCGCCGGGCGGTTGACGCTCGACGGGGAGCCGGTGGCGTACGACCGCCGGGGGCTCACCCGGCTGCGGACCACCGTGCAGCTGGTGGTGCAGGACCCGGACGACCAGCTCTTCGCGGCGTCCGTCGCGCAGGACGTGTCCTTCGGACCGCTGAATCTCGGACTGTCCGACGCTGATGTCCGCTCCCGGGTCGGGGAGGCGCTCGCCGCCCTGGACATCGCCCGGCTGGCCGACCGGCCCACCCATCTGCTGTCGTACGGGCAGCGCAAGCGGGCCGCGATCGCCGGAGCCGTGGCGATGCGGCCGCGGGTGCTGATCCTCGACGAGCCGACCGCCGGGCTCGATCCGGACGGGCAGGAGCGGCTGCTCGCCACCCTGGACCGGCTCCGCGCGGGCGGCACGACGGTGGTGATGGCCACCCACGACGTCGACCTCGCCCTGCGCTGGTCGGACGACGCCGCGCTGCTCACGCCCGCCGGTGTGCACACCGGCCCGACGGCCGCGACGCTGGCCCGCACGGAACTGCTGCGGCAGGCCGGGCTGCGCCTGCCGTGGGGCGTCGCGGCGGCTCGCGTGCTGCGCGCGCGGGGGCTGCTGGCGGACTCGGCGACGGGTCCCCGTACCGCGGAGGAGCTGGCGGCGCTGACCGAGTGA
- the cbiQ gene encoding cobalt ECF transporter T component CbiQ: protein MLPIDAAAHSSRWRRRHPVDKAVLGLGLTVLAVTLPPWPGAALVVVTALAVLLGPAGVPGRGLWRAYRVPLGFCVTGALPLLVQIGGPDGFLTAADGGPVRAGELLLRTSAASLGVLLFAFTTPMSDLLPRLVRAGVPAPVVDVALVTYRMSFLLLDSVRRVRQAQAARLGHTTRAAAWRSLGGLGATAFVRSFDRAARLQSGLAGRGYDGTLRVLVPEARVSVPFTAASVALLAALAALTLVLEGPLS from the coding sequence GTGCTGCCGATCGACGCGGCGGCGCACAGCAGTCGCTGGCGTCGCCGTCATCCCGTGGACAAGGCCGTGCTGGGGCTCGGGCTGACCGTGCTGGCGGTCACGCTGCCGCCCTGGCCGGGTGCGGCGCTGGTGGTGGTCACGGCGCTCGCCGTGCTGCTGGGGCCGGCGGGGGTGCCCGGGCGCGGGCTGTGGCGGGCGTACCGGGTGCCGCTGGGCTTCTGCGTGACGGGGGCGCTGCCGCTGCTCGTTCAGATCGGCGGTCCGGACGGGTTCCTGACGGCGGCGGACGGCGGGCCGGTGCGCGCCGGCGAGCTGCTGCTGCGCACCTCGGCGGCCTCGCTCGGGGTGCTGCTGTTCGCGTTCACCACGCCGATGTCCGACCTGCTGCCCCGGCTGGTGCGGGCCGGGGTGCCGGCGCCGGTGGTGGATGTGGCGCTGGTGACGTACCGCATGAGTTTCCTGCTGCTGGACTCCGTGCGCCGGGTGCGGCAGGCGCAGGCGGCGCGGCTGGGGCACACCACCCGGGCCGCGGCCTGGCGTTCGCTCGGCGGGCTCGGCGCCACGGCGTTCGTGCGGTCCTTCGACCGGGCGGCGCGGCTGCAGAGCGGGCTCGCCGGGCGCGGCTACGACGGCACCCTGCGGGTCCTGGTGCCCGAGGCCCGCGTCTCGGTGCCGTTCACCGCGGCGAGCGTGGCGCTGCTGGCGGCGCTGGCCGCCCTCACCCTCGTACTGGAAGGACCCCTGTCGTGA
- a CDS encoding energy-coupling factor ABC transporter substrate-binding protein, giving the protein MSRNARINALLLLAVAALAVLPLALGLGDHKEEPFAGADAEAETAITEIEPEYEPWFSPLYEPPSGEVESALFALQAAIGAGVLAYYFGLRRGRRQGAERATAAAVRDAPEGD; this is encoded by the coding sequence ATGAGCCGGAACGCCAGGATCAACGCCCTGCTGCTGCTCGCCGTGGCGGCACTCGCGGTGCTGCCGCTGGCGCTGGGACTCGGCGACCACAAGGAGGAGCCGTTCGCCGGGGCCGACGCGGAGGCGGAGACGGCGATCACCGAGATCGAGCCGGAGTACGAGCCGTGGTTCTCGCCGCTGTACGAACCGCCCTCGGGGGAGGTCGAGTCGGCCCTGTTCGCCCTGCAGGCCGCGATCGGCGCGGGCGTGCTGGCGTACTACTTCGGGCTGCGCCGGGGGCGGCGGCAGGGCGCGGAGCGGGCGACCGCGGCGGCTGTGCGGGACGCTCCCGAGGGGGACTGA
- a CDS encoding chloride channel protein translates to MTTQPAPANAVPGRAEQSLRRTLLSPGYLRLLPLCVLLGVPIALACFFFVGLQHELQHWVWTALPEAVGYDAPPWWWPLPALVLAGLILAPIVTRMPGGGGHLPVNGLGGAPVGPRALPGAVLAALATLPLGVVLGPEAPLMAVGSGLALLAVRRAGAAGDPKASAVLATAGSTAAISTILGGPVAAAVLLIEGAGLGGAQLVALLLPCLLASATGALVFTGFGQWTGLKIGALTLHDLPPGANPDAGDFLWGIPTAALIAVLITLGRGLGRRTVSWTRERTAVRTVACATAVGVCVSAYALITGRSPAEAALSGQATLAELAAHPHAWSVGALVALVACKGLAWGIALGSLRGGPIFPAVLLGTATALACSGLPGFGTTPALALGISAAAAAVTGLPLASAVLAVLLMGGDAHDQMPLIVTGSVVAFIVAQVARRTEPGADTDGGPAAGAGTGTDTDGGPAAGAGR, encoded by the coding sequence GTGACGACGCAGCCCGCGCCGGCCAACGCGGTGCCGGGCCGGGCCGAGCAGTCCCTGCGCCGCACCCTGCTCAGCCCCGGCTATCTGCGGCTGTTGCCGCTGTGCGTGCTGCTGGGGGTGCCCATCGCACTGGCCTGCTTCTTCTTCGTCGGGCTGCAGCACGAGCTCCAGCACTGGGTGTGGACGGCGCTGCCCGAGGCGGTGGGGTACGACGCCCCGCCCTGGTGGTGGCCACTGCCCGCGCTGGTGCTGGCGGGGCTGATCCTGGCGCCGATCGTGACCCGGATGCCGGGCGGCGGCGGTCATCTGCCGGTGAACGGGCTGGGCGGCGCGCCCGTCGGCCCTCGTGCGCTGCCCGGCGCCGTCCTGGCCGCGCTGGCCACGCTGCCGCTCGGGGTGGTGCTGGGACCGGAGGCGCCGCTGATGGCCGTGGGCAGCGGGCTCGCCCTGCTGGCGGTGCGGCGGGCGGGCGCGGCCGGGGACCCGAAGGCGAGCGCGGTCCTCGCCACGGCCGGCTCCACCGCCGCGATCTCCACCATTCTCGGCGGTCCGGTGGCCGCGGCCGTGCTGCTGATCGAGGGGGCCGGGCTCGGCGGCGCCCAGCTGGTCGCCCTGCTGCTGCCCTGTCTGCTGGCCAGCGCGACGGGCGCCCTGGTCTTCACCGGCTTCGGCCAGTGGACCGGTCTGAAGATCGGCGCCCTCACGCTGCACGACCTGCCGCCGGGCGCCAATCCGGACGCCGGGGACTTCCTCTGGGGCATCCCCACGGCGGCGCTGATCGCCGTGCTGATCACGCTGGGCCGCGGGCTGGGCCGGCGCACGGTCTCCTGGACGCGGGAGCGCACGGCCGTCCGCACCGTCGCCTGCGCCACGGCGGTCGGCGTCTGCGTCAGCGCGTACGCCCTGATCACCGGCCGCTCCCCGGCCGAGGCTGCGCTGTCCGGGCAGGCCACGCTCGCCGAGCTCGCCGCGCACCCGCACGCCTGGTCGGTGGGCGCGCTGGTGGCGCTGGTCGCGTGCAAGGGGCTGGCCTGGGGCATCGCGCTGGGCAGTCTGCGCGGCGGCCCGATCTTCCCGGCGGTGCTGCTGGGCACGGCGACGGCCCTGGCCTGCTCCGGCCTGCCCGGCTTCGGTACGACGCCGGCCCTCGCCCTCGGCATCTCCGCCGCGGCGGCCGCGGTGACGGGGCTGCCGCTGGCCAGCGCCGTGCTGGCGGTACTGCTGATGGGCGGCGACGCGCACGACCAGATGCCGCTGATCGTCACCGGGTCGGTGGTCGCCTTCATCGTCGCCCAGGTGGCCCGCCGGACCGAGCCGGGCGCGGACACCGACGGCGGACCGGCGGCCGGAGCGGGCACGGGGACGGACACCGACGGCGGACCGGCGGCCGGAGCGGGGCGGTGA
- a CDS encoding MFS transporter, protein MSLLLTTPVEKMTGPYRRRWWALLVLCLSLLIVVMANTSLIVAAPDMTADLGLSSSDLQWVIDGYTVPYAALMLVLGAIGDKYSRRGALVTGLLVFAGGSVMGSLVDETGLVIAARAIMGVGAAVVMPATLSLLVAVFPKGERARAITAWTATSGLAIAVGPLVAGRLLEDHAWGSTFLVNVPIAVVAVLGALALVPPSRAAGMGRIDYVGGLLSIVSVGSLVYATIEGPHFGWGAGPVTAAVAAGVGLVAFVLWELRHPHPMLDVRRFLLRPFSGSMLAVLFFFFGTYGAIYYATQFLQFVLGYGALETGVRLLPLAGAVFAGAALTGKLTPRLGVKAMVGSGMVIGTVGVFLLVLIEKDSGYADFLAPMLLLGLAIGLSVSPATDTIMGSFPESELGVGGGANDTALELGGSLGIAVLGSLLGTAYRDELAGLVGDRLPAAALDTAQDSVGGGLAVAERLATSPEAGPEQARTMADAVNQAFAHGVSVTSLAGGVIMAAGTLIVLAVLPGRRARQRPGERPAETPDAAFCDASH, encoded by the coding sequence ATGTCCCTCCTGCTCACCACACCTGTCGAGAAGATGACCGGTCCCTACCGACGGCGCTGGTGGGCCCTCCTGGTGCTCTGCCTGAGCCTGCTGATCGTCGTCATGGCCAACACGTCGCTGATCGTGGCGGCCCCGGACATGACGGCCGACCTGGGCCTGAGCAGCAGCGACCTGCAGTGGGTCATCGACGGCTACACCGTCCCCTACGCCGCGCTGATGCTGGTCCTCGGCGCGATCGGCGACAAGTACAGCCGCCGCGGCGCCCTCGTCACCGGTCTGCTGGTCTTCGCGGGCGGCTCGGTGATGGGCAGCCTGGTGGACGAGACCGGGCTGGTCATCGCGGCGCGGGCGATCATGGGCGTCGGTGCCGCCGTCGTCATGCCGGCCACACTGTCCCTGCTGGTCGCGGTCTTCCCCAAGGGGGAGCGGGCCCGCGCCATCACGGCCTGGACCGCCACCTCGGGGCTCGCCATCGCGGTCGGCCCGCTGGTCGCGGGCCGGCTCCTGGAGGACCACGCCTGGGGCTCCACCTTCCTGGTCAATGTCCCCATCGCCGTCGTCGCCGTCCTCGGCGCGCTCGCCCTCGTCCCACCGTCCAGGGCGGCCGGCATGGGCCGGATCGACTACGTCGGCGGGCTGCTGTCCATCGTCTCCGTCGGCAGCCTCGTCTACGCGACCATCGAAGGCCCGCACTTCGGCTGGGGTGCCGGTCCGGTCACCGCGGCCGTCGCCGCAGGCGTCGGCCTGGTGGCCTTCGTGCTCTGGGAGCTGCGCCACCCGCACCCGATGCTGGACGTGCGCAGGTTCCTGCTGCGCCCCTTCAGCGGCTCCATGCTCGCCGTGCTGTTCTTCTTCTTCGGCACCTACGGCGCCATCTACTACGCCACGCAGTTCCTGCAGTTCGTCCTCGGCTACGGCGCGCTGGAGACCGGCGTACGGCTGCTGCCGCTGGCGGGCGCCGTCTTCGCCGGCGCAGCGCTGACCGGCAAGCTGACCCCGAGGCTGGGCGTCAAGGCGATGGTGGGCTCCGGCATGGTGATCGGCACCGTCGGTGTCTTCCTGCTGGTCCTCATCGAGAAGGACTCCGGCTACGCCGACTTCCTCGCCCCGATGCTGCTGCTCGGCCTCGCGATCGGACTGAGCGTCTCCCCGGCCACCGACACCATCATGGGCTCCTTCCCGGAGAGCGAGCTGGGTGTCGGCGGCGGCGCCAACGACACCGCGCTGGAGCTGGGCGGCTCGCTGGGCATCGCCGTGCTGGGCTCCCTGCTCGGCACCGCCTACCGCGACGAACTCGCCGGCCTGGTGGGCGACCGCCTCCCGGCCGCCGCCCTGGACACCGCCCAGGACTCCGTGGGCGGCGGGCTGGCCGTCGCCGAGCGGCTCGCGACCAGTCCGGAAGCCGGACCCGAGCAGGCCCGGACCATGGCTGACGCGGTGAACCAGGCCTTCGCCCACGGAGTGTCGGTGACCAGCCTCGCCGGCGGCGTCATCATGGCCGCCGGCACCCTGATCGTCCTCGCGGTGCTGCCCGGCCGCCGCGCCCGGCAGCGCCCCGGGGAGAGGCCGGCCGAGACACCGGACGCGGCCTTCTGCGACGCGTCACACTGA
- a CDS encoding TetR/AcrR family transcriptional regulator, whose protein sequence is MPKPVAREPQRRNARSNRARILATARRELGRNPDTTLEELARAAGVVRRTLFGHFPGRTALLEALAEEASGALRGAMAAWTERGGTAEPAERALAHFNLLMWPVGDRYRMLLALARHDLGAERVAEILAPARAEVTAVLERGQRDGAFPAHLPPAVLSAGLEAMTVALLEQVNTGALEDDGTRAATATLIAAGVPEGRARAVVRDVATTLTAEAAEAAEVAEVAEPHEPREPGRGE, encoded by the coding sequence GTGCCCAAGCCCGTCGCCCGTGAGCCGCAGCGGCGCAACGCCCGGTCCAACCGGGCACGCATCCTCGCCACGGCCCGCCGGGAGCTGGGGCGGAACCCGGACACCACGCTGGAGGAGCTGGCCCGGGCCGCCGGTGTCGTACGGCGGACCCTCTTCGGTCACTTCCCGGGCCGCACGGCGCTGCTGGAGGCGCTCGCCGAAGAGGCGTCCGGGGCGCTGCGCGGAGCCATGGCCGCCTGGACGGAGCGGGGCGGGACCGCCGAACCGGCCGAGCGCGCGCTGGCCCACTTCAACCTGCTCATGTGGCCGGTCGGCGACCGCTACCGCATGCTGCTCGCGCTGGCCCGGCACGACCTGGGCGCGGAGCGGGTGGCCGAGATCCTGGCGCCGGCCCGCGCCGAGGTGACCGCTGTTCTGGAGCGCGGGCAGCGGGACGGGGCCTTCCCCGCGCACCTGCCGCCCGCGGTGCTGAGCGCCGGGCTGGAGGCGATGACCGTCGCCCTGCTGGAGCAGGTCAACACCGGGGCACTGGAGGACGACGGCACCCGCGCCGCCACGGCCACGCTCATCGCGGCCGGCGTGCCGGAGGGGCGGGCCCGGGCCGTGGTCCGGGACGTCGCCACGACGTTGACCGCGGAAGCCGCGGAAGCCGCGGAGGTCGCGGAGGTCGCGGAGCCGCACGAGCCGCGGGAGCCCGGCCGCGGCGAGTGA
- a CDS encoding APC family permease translates to MARLATRRPADTPGSPALKRALTTPLLYFFILGDVLGAGVYVLVGQVAADAGGAVWVPLGVALLLAMLTAASYAELATKYPRAGGASHYATRAFGPFAGFVAGFCMLAAGIVSVAALARGFGGDYLSAFVTLPVGLVAVVFLAVLALVNARGIKESTRANVAATVVEVGGLLVIVALGGWLLLRGDGDAGRLGQLGTPEKGAAAAVLSGSVLAYYSFVGFETSVNVAEETRDPRRSYPRALFGALATAGAVYVLVGLAASVAVPTARLAESSGPLLEVVEEAGGVPTRLFSAVALVAVANGALLTGIMSSRLAYGMARDGLLPAALTRVLPGRRTPWAAIALTTLLSMLLALTGSVATLASTLVLLLLVVFLMVNTAVLVLRRDPGEAGHFRAPTVLPVLGAASCVALATQIEAEVWLRGLLVMAVGTVLAALAAVRRSGRARGDGRDEDDDRHRSGRGRTTPS, encoded by the coding sequence ATGGCGAGACTCGCGACACGACGACCGGCGGACACCCCCGGCAGCCCGGCGCTCAAGCGCGCGCTGACCACCCCGCTGCTGTACTTCTTCATCCTCGGCGACGTCCTCGGCGCCGGCGTCTACGTCCTGGTGGGACAGGTGGCCGCCGACGCCGGGGGCGCGGTCTGGGTGCCGTTGGGCGTCGCGCTGCTCCTGGCGATGCTGACCGCCGCCTCCTACGCCGAGCTGGCCACGAAGTACCCCCGCGCGGGCGGCGCCTCGCACTATGCCACCCGTGCCTTCGGACCCTTCGCGGGGTTCGTCGCCGGCTTCTGCATGCTGGCCGCCGGCATCGTCTCCGTGGCCGCACTGGCCCGCGGCTTCGGCGGCGACTACCTGTCGGCGTTCGTGACCCTGCCCGTGGGACTCGTCGCGGTCGTGTTCCTCGCCGTCCTCGCGCTGGTCAACGCGCGCGGCATCAAGGAGTCCACCCGCGCCAACGTCGCCGCCACCGTCGTCGAGGTCGGCGGCCTCCTGGTCATCGTCGCCCTCGGTGGCTGGCTGCTGCTGCGCGGCGACGGCGACGCAGGCCGGCTGGGACAGCTCGGCACCCCGGAGAAGGGGGCAGCGGCGGCAGTACTGAGCGGTTCCGTGCTGGCGTACTACTCCTTCGTCGGTTTCGAGACCTCGGTCAACGTGGCAGAGGAGACCCGCGACCCACGCCGTTCCTACCCGCGCGCCCTGTTCGGCGCCCTGGCCACCGCCGGCGCCGTGTACGTCCTGGTGGGCCTCGCCGCCTCCGTCGCCGTCCCGACGGCCCGGCTGGCCGAGTCGAGCGGGCCGCTCCTGGAGGTGGTCGAGGAGGCCGGTGGAGTGCCGACCCGGCTGTTCAGCGCCGTCGCCCTCGTCGCCGTGGCGAACGGCGCGCTGCTCACCGGCATCATGTCCTCCCGCCTCGCCTACGGCATGGCCCGCGACGGCCTGCTGCCCGCCGCGCTGACCAGGGTGCTGCCCGGCCGGCGCACTCCGTGGGCCGCGATCGCGCTCACGACCCTGCTGTCGATGCTGCTCGCGCTGACCGGCAGCGTCGCCACCCTGGCGTCCACCCTGGTCCTGCTGCTGCTCGTGGTCTTCCTCATGGTCAACACGGCCGTACTGGTCCTGCGCCGCGACCCCGGCGAGGCCGGTCACTTCCGCGCCCCCACCGTGCTGCCCGTGCTGGGCGCAGCGTCCTGCGTCGCCCTCGCCACGCAGATCGAGGCCGAGGTGTGGCTGCGCGGGCTGCTGGTGATGGCCGTCGGGACGGTGCTCGCCGCGCTCGCCGCCGTCCGGCGGTCCGGGCGGGCGCGGGGGGACGGCCGGGACGAGGACGACGACCGTCACCGGTCCGGACGCGGGCGGACGACACCGAGCTGA